CTATCGACCAGAAGACCTGACAAAACGACGAAACCAAACATTCCAAAAAGGAATGATATGGCGATAATTGGTCGTTTGTTCCCCGCGCCTTTCGAGGTCGATACTGACTTCCATCAATTCAATCGTGACCGCCATGGCCGTGGAGCCGCCATCGGCCAACGTGCGTCCGTGCAAAGGCTTTTCGCCGCAGTAACTGCAAGTGGCCAGAACACAACAAGAACAACAACTCACTTGAATGCAGATCAAATAGGTTGCCCATGACCCATTCGAACAACACAGCAAGTTTGACTGCCGCAACCCCCTCATCAGGACAACTCAAGCGCACCCTGACCAGCCGTCACCTGAACATGATCGCCATTGGCGGCTCGATCGGTACCGGATTGTTCGTCTCCTCCGGCGCCACCATCGCCCAGTCCGGCCCTGGCGGCGCCCTGCTGTCGTTCGCGGTGATCGGCCTGATGGTGTACTTCCTGATGACCAGCCTCGGTGAACTGGCAGCGTGCATGCCGGTCAGCGGCTCGTTCTCCACCTACGCCTCACGCTACGTGGAAGAAAGCTTCGGCTTCGCCCTTGGCTGGAACTACTGGTACGCCTGGGCGGTGACCATTGCCGTGGACCTGGTGGCGGTGCAGATCATCATGACCTACTGGTTTCCCGACACCCCCGGGGTGATCTGGAGCGCGGCGTTCCTGGCCTTGCTGTTCGCCCTCAACGTCGCTTCGGTACGCTTCTTCGGCGAGGCCGAGTTCTGGTTCGCCTTGATCAAGGTGGTGACCATCATCGTCTTCATCATCGTCGGCGTGCTGATGCTGCTGGGTATTCTCGAAGGCGGCCAGGATGGCGGCGCCCAGCTCTGGCAGCTCGGCGACGCGCCCATCGCCGGCGGCCTGCCAGCACTGATCGGCGTGGCGATGATCGTCGGTTTTTCGTTCCAGGGCACCGAGTTCGTCGGTATCGCCGCCGGCGAGACGGAGAACCCCGGGCGCAATATTCCCAAGGCCGTGCGCCAGATCTTCTGGCGCATCCTGCTGTTCTACGTGTGCACCATCATCGTCATCGGCCTGCTGATTCCCTACACCGACCCACGCCTGCTCAAGGACGGCCTGTCCGACATCACCATCAGCCCGTTCACCCTGATCTTCTCCAAGGCCGACATGCTCGCCGCCGCGGCGCTGATGAACGCGGTGATCCTCACCTCGGTGCTGTCGGCCGGCAACTCGGGCATGTATGCCTCCTCGCGCATGCTCTACAGCCTGGCCCTGGAGCGCAAGGCACCGGCGATCTTCGCCCGGGTCACCCGCAGCGGCACGCCGGTATGGGCGCTGCTGGCCACCGCGGCGGTCGCCGGCCTGTGCCTGCTGAGCTTCCTGTTCAGCCCCGGCAAGCTCTACCTGTGGTTGCTCAACACCTCGGGCATGCTCGGCTTCATCGCCTGGCTGGGCATCGCCGTCAGCCACTACCGCTTCCGCCGCGGCTACCTGTACCAGGGCCACGACCTGGCCCGGCTGCCCTACGTGTCGAAGTTCTTCCCGATCGGCCCGCTCTTCGCCTTTGGCCTGTGCCTGGTGGTGATGCTCGGGCAGAACTACCAGGCGTTCCTCGGCGGGCAGATCGACTGGATCGGCGCCCTCGCCACCTACATCGGCCTGGTGCTGTTCGTGGTGATGTGGTGGGGCCACAAGCTGCTCACCGGCTCGCGCACCGTGCGCTACAAGGAGATGGACTTCTCCAGCATCGAGACGCGCAAGGCCAGCGACCCAGCCGCTGCCGCCCATGCCCAGCCCAGCACGGCCAACCAGCTGCCGGCCTGAGAACCACCGTCGCGGGCCGGCAACGGCCCGCCCCTGACTGCCCGGGATCATGATGACCAGCGATTTCCTCGACTCCTACTATGAAGCGACCGTGCACCGCAGCACCTACCCCGCCCAGGCCGGGCGCACCACGACCCGTGTGTGCATCCTTGGCGGCGGCCTGGCCGGTCTGTCGACGGCCCTGGGCCTGACCGAGCGCGGCGTGACCGACGTCACCCTGCTCGAAGCCGAGCGCATTGGCCATGGCGCCTCGGGGCGCAATGGCGGCTTCGTGTTCGGCGGCTACAGCCTGGGCAACGCCGAACTGCTGGCGACCCTGGGCGCCAGCGAGGCCCGGCGGCTCTACCAGCTGACCCTCGACGCCGTCGAGCTGATCCGCCAGCGCACCCGCCAATACGCCATCGATTGCGACCTGGTCGACCAGGGCGTGATCCTGGCGAACTGGTTCAACGACCCATCGCGCCTGGACAAGCCCCGCCAATTGATGAAAGAGGCCTATGGCGTGGACTGGGCCTATCTTTCCCCGGGCCAGTTGCAGGAACAGCTCAAGAGCGAGCGGTATTACGGCGGCCTGCTCGAACGCAATGCCTTCCACTTCCACCCGCTCAAGTATGTCTGTGGCGTGGCCCGCGCCGCCCGCGATGCCGGGGTGACCCTGTTCGAGCACTCGCCGGTGACCCAGATCGAGAAAAAGGCCGGTGGTGGCTACATCGTGCGCACCGCTCAGGGCGAGGTCCACGCCGAGGAAGTGGTGTTCTGCGGTGGCGGCTATGCCCGCGGCGTGCATGCGCCGGTCGAGCGCGCGGTGCTGCCGATCGCCACCTATGTGGTGGCCACACCGCCGTTGGGCGAACGCCTGCAGGATGCCATCGCTTGCCAGGCGGCGATCTACGACACGCGTTTCGCCTTCGATTACTACCGTCCGCTGCAGGACACCAGGATCCTCTGGGGCGGGCGCATTTCCATCCTCGACCGCGGGCCGCAGGCGATCGCCAAGTTGCTCAAGGCCGACCTGGTGAACGTCTACCCGCAGCTCGAGGACGTGCAACTGCAATACGCCTGGGGCGGGCTGATGAGCTACGGGCGGCACCAGATGGCCCAGATTGGCCAGGACGAACAGGGCATCTGGCACGCCGTCGGTTTTGGCGGCCACGGCATGGCCCCCACCACCGTGGCCGGCGAAGTGCTGGCCGACGCCATTGCCCGGCAGCTGCCGGTGCCCCAGGGGTTTGCCCGCTTCGGCCTCGAACGCACCTACGGGCTGGCCGGGATGCTCGCCGCGCAGGCCACCTACAGCGCCTACCAGGCCCGCGATGCGTTCGATGCACGAAGGCTCAATCGCTGAGTGGTGTTGCCCGGGTTCGCCGGCAAGCCGGCTCCTACGCGGTGCACCAGGCCGGGCGATGCAAGCGCCGGCCTTGCCGGCGAACCAGGCGCCGCGGACGCGAGCCGGCGGGCCGGTAACAGGAGCGCAACCGGCCAACGCCGGGCCGGGCAATGCGAGTAGCCATCCCCCCTACCGCGGCATAGCATGCAAGCCTGATGGTCGGCCTACCAAATGGACTTGGAAGATGAATGCCAACACACGCCTGGACGTCATTGCCTTTGAGCAACGCCCACTCAAGCAGCCTCACCGCGACACCCTGGAAACCTGCAGCCTCGAACAACTGCGCGACGTGCAACTGCGCCGCCTGCGCTGGTCGCTGAAACACGCCTGGCGCAACGTACCCTGGTACCGCCAGCAGTTCGAAGCCATGGGCCTGCACCCAGAGCAACTCGAGCACCTCACGGACCTCGCCCGCTTCCCCTTCATCGGCAACGCCGAGCTGCACCACCACTACCCCTTCTCGTTGTTCGCCGTGCCCGCGCGGCAGGTGGTGCGCCTGCACGCCTGCCAGGACGGCAGCGCCCGTTCGCCGGTGATTGGCTACACCCGCAACGACCAGGAAGTCTGGGCGGCGCTGGTCGCCCGCTCGCTGCGCGTGGCCGGCGCCCATGCCGGCGAGCGCCTGTACGCGCTCGGCAGCCATGACGGCGCCAGCGCCGGCCTGCAACTGGGCGCCGAACGCCTGCACTGCGCGCTGCTACCCCTGGCCGCGCGCGGGGCCCAGGAGCAGGTCCGCCTGCTGTGCGACTTCCAGCCGCAACTGCTGGTGGCCAGCCCGGCACAACTGCTGGCCCTGGCCCCTGAGCTGGAGCGCCAGGGCGTCAGCCTGCCGGGCCTGTCGTTGCGCAGCGTGCTGCTCGGCCCACAGCCGTGCAGCCACAGCCTGCGCCAGGAGCTCGAGCAGCGCCTGGGGGTCCAGACCCTGGCCCTGTACGGCGTGCCGGCGCTGATGGACCCGGGCATCGGCATGCAATGCCCGCAAACCCGTGATGGCGTGACGCTCTGGGAAGACCACTTCTACCCCGAGGTCATCGACCCGCACAGCGGCACGCCACTGCCCGATGGCCAGTTCGGCGAGGTGGTGCTGACCACCCTCAGCCGCGAGGCTGTGCCGATGATCCGCTACCGCACCGGCGAGATCGGCCGCCTGCTGCCGGGCACCACCCACAGCATGCGCCGCCTGGAACGCCTCACCGGCCGCGACGCCGCGCCGCTGCGCCAGAGCGCCTGAACAGGAGCCGCGCCATGACCCTGATGCACCCGCTGCAAGTCGCCGATATCCGCCGCGAAAGCGCCGACACCGTGTCGATTGCCTTTGCCGTGCCCACGCACCTGGCCGCCACCTACCGCTTCGAGCAGGGTCAGTACCTGCAGCTGCAAGCGCAGTTGCAGGGTGAGGCAGTACGGCGTTCGTACTCGATCTTCAGCGCCCCGGACGACGGTGAACTGCGGGTGGCGATTCGGCATGTGCCGCAGGGCCGTTTCTCCAGCTATGCCAATACCCAGTTGGCGGTGGGCGATACCCTGCTGGTGATGCCACCGGCGGGCGCATCCTCCCGCCCAGAACCACAAGCCCCGGCCCACCATTGCCTGGGCATGGCCTCGGGCAGCGGCATCACGGCGGTGCTGCCGATCATCAAGGCCACCCTGGAAAACGCCGCCAACAGCCGCTTCACCCTGGTCTACGGCAACCGCGACCGCGCCAGCCTGCTGTTCGGTGAGCGCCTGGCGGCGCTACAGGCCCTGTATGAGCAACGGCTGCAGGTCATCCTGCTGTTCAGCCGCGAAAGCAACGACAACGGGCTGCCCTCCGGGCGCCTGGACCTGGCCATGTGCGACACGCTGTTTCGCGAGTGGATCGACGTCAGCCTGCTCGACGCGGCGTTTCTGTGTGGCCCGCAGGCCATGGTCGAGACAGTGGGTGGGGCGCTGAAGGATTACGGCCTGGCCGCCGAGCGCCTGCATTTCGAACGCCTGGCTGAGCCCAGGCTGCTGCCCTGCTAGCACCCACGGGCCTTGCGCTGCCTGGCAGCGCAAGGCGAACGTGCGTTCAATCGCGGTCGCGATGGTCGGCGACGCCGCGCATCCAGTAGCCCTTGCCGCGCACCAGGCGACGCTGGATCGAACAGGTTTCGGTGAGGTAGTCACGCACCTCGTTGACCGCCTGCGCCTCGCTGGCAATCCAGAATTGGCCGATCCCGGAGGGAAGCTGCAAGCGCTTGATACCTTCGAGCAACAAGTTGCTGCCGGCCGGGTGCTCATCGCGCAAGTACCACTGGCAATTGACCGTGGCCAGCGAATCCACCGCCTGCAGCTCACTCAGGCTCGCCGCCTCCAGCACCACCAGCGCCCGGTCGCGCGGCGACAGGCTCTCAAGGATGCTCATCACCGCCGGGGTGCCGGTCTCGTCGGCGGCCAACAGCATCCACTCGGCATCGTCCTGGGGCTGGAAGCCACCGCGCAGGGCCGAACAGCCAATCTGCTCGCCGACCCAGGCCCGCTCCACCCAACGCCCCGCAGGGCCATGGTCGTGACGCACGAAGTCGACCTCGACCCGGGCCGATTGCGGAAAATGCCGGCGGATGGTGTAGGCCCGGGTGACCTGGCTGGCACCACTGGGCAGGAACAACTTCAGCCATTGCCCCGCCTGGCAGGGTGGCACCTCGGCGAACAGCTCGCCTTTCAAGGTGACACGTCGCACCAACGGGGTGACATCGCGGATATCGGTGACCTCTAGGTTGTATTTCAGTTTCTTGCGAAATTCGAGCATGAAGACTCCAGGTTTACTTGGCTTTCGCCTTGTCAACGGGCCAGCCCGGCAGCGCCAGCAGCCGGCAGATCGCCAGCCCTTGCTGGAGCGAATGAGAGGATTCCATCACAACATCCTTGGCGGGTTGGGTTGCAACGGCATGTTAGGTAGCGCTGGAAATATTGAAAATTGCAATAGCTAGAGAATAGGATTGCAATTTTTGCAAAGGACTGCGCAATGAACCTACCGGACCTCAACCTGCTGCTGACCTTCGACTCGATGCTGCGCGAAGGCAGTGTCACTGCCGCCGCCGAGCGCATGAACCTGAGCATCCCGGCCATGAGCCGGCGCCTGTCCAACCTGCGCGAAGCCATGGGCGACCCGCTGTTCGTGCTCGCCGGCCGGCGCCTGGTGCCTACACCGCTGGCGCTGGAACTGGCACCCCAGGTGCACAACCTGCTCGAAGATGCACGTCAGGTGCTGGGCAGCAAGCAGCCACTCGACCTGGGCACGGTAAAGCGCGTATTCACCCTGCGCACCGAGGACGGCTTTACCGGCGCCTGGGCCCTGCGCCTGAGCCAGCGCATCGCGCAGCAAGCGCCCCAGGTGACCTTGCGATTCATGGCCCAGGGCAACGAGGATGTCGCGGCCTTGCGCGACGGGCTGATCGACCTCGACATCGGCATCGCCGGCCCACTGGGGCCCGAGGTCTACAAACAGCGCCTGTACATCGACACCTTCGTCGGCGTGGTCAACAAGCAGCACCCGCTGGCCCGCCAGGACAGGGTCAGCGCCGAAGACCTGGTGGCCTACCCGCACCTGTCGGTATCGCGCCGCGGCCGTACCCGCGGGCCGCTGGACCTGGAGCTGGAAAAGCTCGGCCTGCAACGCAAGGTGCCATTGGTGGTGCCGGGCTTCCAGGCCGCCATGCAGTTGGCCAGCTCTTCGCAGATGATCGCGGTGATCCCCCGGCGCTTCGTCGAATGGTCGCTACCGCTGCTGGCGCTGCACATTTTCCCTCTGCCGGTGGAAACCCCCAGTGGCGAGTTTTGCCAGGCCTGGCACCCGCGGGTGAACAACGACCAGGTGCATCGTTGGCTACGCCAAGTGGTGCAGGAATGCTCGGGCAGCTGAATCGGTTCGCTGCGCCATAAGCCAATACAAGCCTCTGAAGCTGCCGTTTGCACGGCGAATAAGCGCCCACGGCCCTGCCACGAGCAATCGTAGATTGCACGTTTTGAAATTTACAAATTGACACCCTCGCCCCTAAGTTGTGGTTCGTGCAAGCCAGCGTTACCCCATTACAACGCGCGCCCCGGCACTCAAGGTGCGCGATCAAACGGACACGGACCAGATTGATGATGGATCACAAGGGTTTCAATGAATTACACGGCATCCAGATGATGTTGACGTCCACCGCTGGCGCCCTGCACAAGCTGGCCAACGGTTGGGAAAGGGGTAGCGGCTTACTCAGTTCGCTCGGTGAGCGTCTAAACCCTGAACAGCGTGAGTTACTGCACAATGCTGCACAACTCATTGACTCGATCGGCCATAACCTGGCCCATGCGAAGGAACAGCGTGTTCGCTCGGAAAAGGATGCGAAGCGTCGGCAAGATGCACGTATGGCACGGTCGAAACAGCTGGTTGCCATGACCTACCCATTACCCGCCAAGACGCAAGAGCAACGACTTGAAATTCTCCAGGCTGCACTCATCCTGAATCGCGCCCGGCAGTTCTACACCTCATACAGCACCCTAGATTTCAATCTTTACCTGAGAAATGGCCTCACAGCTCCAGAGGGTCTCTATGGCGCATCGCTGGAACACTACCGTTCAGGCAACCTGAGGTCCCTGCGCTACACCCTGATAGACGACGTCACCCACCATCTGGCGTACGACGACGGCTGCTCGGTCGAAGACCGTTTGCGCCGCCTGCAGGAAAAAGTCGCCGATGCAGTAGCGCAGGCTCCCTTGACTGCGCAGGAACGTGAAACGCTGCGCCTGTGGAAAGAAGCCTACTGCGCCGACTCGGCGAAGCACGCCGGCGCAATGTAAGAATCGTCTGATTCAGGACCTGCCCAGGCCGCGCCAGAATCGCAGGATGACAACCTCTCCCCTGTTCCATCCCGTCGCTCGCCGGCTCATGGCCTGGGCCGCCCTCATCCTGGCGATGATCGCCTGCTCGCCGGTACAGGCCGATATCACCTTCGATGGCTTCACCCGCTTCATCTTCGAGGGCTCGCAGAAGCAGTTGCCGGTGATCATCGTCAACCAGAGCGACGAGCCGGCGCTGGTGCAAGTCAAGCTCGACTGGGGCAACAAGGCGCCCACCGAGGCGCTGCCCATGGCGGTGACCAAGCCGCTGCTGCTGATTCCCGCCAACGGCAAGGCCTCGACCGGCGTGCTCTACCAGGGGCTGGGCCTGCCGGACGACCGCGAGTCGTTCCTGCTGCTCAAAGTGCTGCAAGTGCCGAAGAAGGCCACCGACAGCAATGCCATGGCCCTCGCCCTGCAGCACAACCTCAAGCTGTTCTACCGCCCTACCTTGCCCGGCTCGCCCGAGGACGCCGTCGACCAGTTGCGCTGGTCGGCCAGCGCTGCCGGTGGCTACGAAGCCCATAACGCTTCGCCCTATTACCTGACGCTGACCGAGGTCGCGTTGCGCGACCGCTCGGGGGCTGCCTGCGGGCAGGTCATCGACCACCTGATGATCGCCCCGTTCTCGCACTACGCGTTACCCGCCAACGGCTGCGACAAGCCTGCGGCGCAGGTGGCCTACGCCTTTATCAGCGACGCCGGCCTGCCCCATCCACGCCAAAGCGACCTCACGTTCTGATCCCCCCGGAAGGCCTTGCCATGTTCAGCAGACAGTTACTTTTCATCGGTTTTCTATTCTTCCTGAGCATCCCCAACAGCTACGCGCTGAAATGCCAGAAGGCGGGCTCGTCACTGATCAACGACACCACCACCATTACCGACACCGCTGCCGTGCCCAACTCGTTACCGGCGGGCACCGTACTTTGGCGTCAGCCGACACAACGCATCAATGTCGAATGCTGGGTAGACATCAATGGCATGCCCGGTGAAAACATTTACTTCTACATGAACCCCAACAGAGTCAGCCTGGGCAATGACATCGAAATCGGCGTCACCTACGAAGGCAAGGATTATCTCGCCTCCTCGCTACCTGGCGGCAAGTTGAACATCGGCTGGTTCGTGAACGGCTGCCCAGCAAACGACACCTGCGGCTGGAAAAAAGAAAGCAAGTCCATGACCTACTCGCTGTTCTTCGTCAAGAAATCACCGGCCGGCGACAACAAAGAAGGCCCCATGACGCCACTGGCAGACTATCGGGCGTTCCAGTTCGATGGGGTCGGCGGTGTGCGGCCTGGCATGAGTTACAACATCACCGCCAAGGGCTTGAACAAGTTTCGCTACTTGCCCTGCGAATCCTCCATCAGCATCCAGCCGAACGTGATCAACTTCGGCGCGATCCGCACCTCGGGGGCCAC
The window above is part of the Pseudomonas muyukensis genome. Proteins encoded here:
- a CDS encoding amino acid permease, encoding MTAATPSSGQLKRTLTSRHLNMIAIGGSIGTGLFVSSGATIAQSGPGGALLSFAVIGLMVYFLMTSLGELAACMPVSGSFSTYASRYVEESFGFALGWNYWYAWAVTIAVDLVAVQIIMTYWFPDTPGVIWSAAFLALLFALNVASVRFFGEAEFWFALIKVVTIIVFIIVGVLMLLGILEGGQDGGAQLWQLGDAPIAGGLPALIGVAMIVGFSFQGTEFVGIAAGETENPGRNIPKAVRQIFWRILLFYVCTIIVIGLLIPYTDPRLLKDGLSDITISPFTLIFSKADMLAAAALMNAVILTSVLSAGNSGMYASSRMLYSLALERKAPAIFARVTRSGTPVWALLATAAVAGLCLLSFLFSPGKLYLWLLNTSGMLGFIAWLGIAVSHYRFRRGYLYQGHDLARLPYVSKFFPIGPLFAFGLCLVVMLGQNYQAFLGGQIDWIGALATYIGLVLFVVMWWGHKLLTGSRTVRYKEMDFSSIETRKASDPAAAAHAQPSTANQLPA
- a CDS encoding fimbrial protein, encoding MFSRQLLFIGFLFFLSIPNSYALKCQKAGSSLINDTTTITDTAAVPNSLPAGTVLWRQPTQRINVECWVDINGMPGENIYFYMNPNRVSLGNDIEIGVTYEGKDYLASSLPGGKLNIGWFVNGCPANDTCGWKKESKSMTYSLFFVKKSPAGDNKEGPMTPLADYRAFQFDGVGGVRPGMSYNITAKGLNKFRYLPCESSISIQPNVINFGAIRTSGATVGATINEVPFTITEQRTCQAAYGLGGYLEPLTATLNTAQDTLIPNDNKSVGISLINEDDQRALLFKKEFVLTPKTTSTSNSHNFLARLKWMTTTPTFGEFNAGATLDIFYK
- a CDS encoding phenylacetate--CoA ligase, which produces MNANTRLDVIAFEQRPLKQPHRDTLETCSLEQLRDVQLRRLRWSLKHAWRNVPWYRQQFEAMGLHPEQLEHLTDLARFPFIGNAELHHHYPFSLFAVPARQVVRLHACQDGSARSPVIGYTRNDQEVWAALVARSLRVAGAHAGERLYALGSHDGASAGLQLGAERLHCALLPLAARGAQEQVRLLCDFQPQLLVASPAQLLALAPELERQGVSLPGLSLRSVLLGPQPCSHSLRQELEQRLGVQTLALYGVPALMDPGIGMQCPQTRDGVTLWEDHFYPEVIDPHSGTPLPDGQFGEVVLTTLSREAVPMIRYRTGEIGRLLPGTTHSMRRLERLTGRDAAPLRQSA
- a CDS encoding siderophore-interacting protein; translation: MLEFRKKLKYNLEVTDIRDVTPLVRRVTLKGELFAEVPPCQAGQWLKLFLPSGASQVTRAYTIRRHFPQSARVEVDFVRHDHGPAGRWVERAWVGEQIGCSALRGGFQPQDDAEWMLLAADETGTPAVMSILESLSPRDRALVVLEAASLSELQAVDSLATVNCQWYLRDEHPAGSNLLLEGIKRLQLPSGIGQFWIASEAQAVNEVRDYLTETCSIQRRLVRGKGYWMRGVADHRDRD
- a CDS encoding NAD(P)/FAD-dependent oxidoreductase, with protein sequence MMTSDFLDSYYEATVHRSTYPAQAGRTTTRVCILGGGLAGLSTALGLTERGVTDVTLLEAERIGHGASGRNGGFVFGGYSLGNAELLATLGASEARRLYQLTLDAVELIRQRTRQYAIDCDLVDQGVILANWFNDPSRLDKPRQLMKEAYGVDWAYLSPGQLQEQLKSERYYGGLLERNAFHFHPLKYVCGVARAARDAGVTLFEHSPVTQIEKKAGGGYIVRTAQGEVHAEEVVFCGGGYARGVHAPVERAVLPIATYVVATPPLGERLQDAIACQAAIYDTRFAFDYYRPLQDTRILWGGRISILDRGPQAIAKLLKADLVNVYPQLEDVQLQYAWGGLMSYGRHQMAQIGQDEQGIWHAVGFGGHGMAPTTVAGEVLADAIARQLPVPQGFARFGLERTYGLAGMLAAQATYSAYQARDAFDARRLNR
- a CDS encoding fimbrial biogenesis chaperone, whose translation is MTTSPLFHPVARRLMAWAALILAMIACSPVQADITFDGFTRFIFEGSQKQLPVIIVNQSDEPALVQVKLDWGNKAPTEALPMAVTKPLLLIPANGKASTGVLYQGLGLPDDRESFLLLKVLQVPKKATDSNAMALALQHNLKLFYRPTLPGSPEDAVDQLRWSASAAGGYEAHNASPYYLTLTEVALRDRSGAACGQVIDHLMIAPFSHYALPANGCDKPAAQVAYAFISDAGLPHPRQSDLTF
- a CDS encoding LysR family transcriptional regulator yields the protein MNLPDLNLLLTFDSMLREGSVTAAAERMNLSIPAMSRRLSNLREAMGDPLFVLAGRRLVPTPLALELAPQVHNLLEDARQVLGSKQPLDLGTVKRVFTLRTEDGFTGAWALRLSQRIAQQAPQVTLRFMAQGNEDVAALRDGLIDLDIGIAGPLGPEVYKQRLYIDTFVGVVNKQHPLARQDRVSAEDLVAYPHLSVSRRGRTRGPLDLELEKLGLQRKVPLVVPGFQAAMQLASSSQMIAVIPRRFVEWSLPLLALHIFPLPVETPSGEFCQAWHPRVNNDQVHRWLRQVVQECSGS
- a CDS encoding FAD-binding oxidoreductase, giving the protein MTLMHPLQVADIRRESADTVSIAFAVPTHLAATYRFEQGQYLQLQAQLQGEAVRRSYSIFSAPDDGELRVAIRHVPQGRFSSYANTQLAVGDTLLVMPPAGASSRPEPQAPAHHCLGMASGSGITAVLPIIKATLENAANSRFTLVYGNRDRASLLFGERLAALQALYEQRLQVILLFSRESNDNGLPSGRLDLAMCDTLFREWIDVSLLDAAFLCGPQAMVETVGGALKDYGLAAERLHFERLAEPRLLPC